Proteins from one Bacteroides zhangwenhongii genomic window:
- the leuS gene encoding leucine--tRNA ligase, with amino-acid sequence MEYNFREIEKKWQKRWVEEKTYQVKEDDSKQKFYVLNMFPYPSGAGLHVGHPLGYIASDIYARYKRLQGFNVLNPMGYDAYGLPAEQYAIQTGQHPAITTVNNINRYREQLDKIGFSFDWSREIRTCDPEYYHWTQWAFQKMFNSYYCNDEQKARPIEELEKAFASQGTAGLNAACSEELSFTAEEWNAKSEKEQQEILMNYRIAYLGETMVNWCAELGTVLANDEVVDGVSERGGYPVVQKKMRQWCLRVSAYAQRLLDGLDTIDWTDSLKETQKNWIGRSEGAEIQFKVKDSDLEFTIFTTRADTMFGVTFMVLAPESELVAQVTTPEQKAEVDAYLDRTKKRTERERIADRSVTGVFSGAYAINPFTGEAVPIWISDYVLAGYGTGAIMAVPAHDSRDYAFAKHFGLEIRPLVEGCDVSEESFDAKEGIVCNSPRPDVTPYCDLSLNGLTIKEAIATTKKYVKNHNLGRVKVNYRLRDAIFSRQRYWGEPFPVYYKDGMPYMIDESCLPLELPEVAKFLPTETGEPPLGHATKWAWDTVNKCITENEKIDNVTIFPLELNTMPGFAGSSAYYLRYMDPRNHKALVDPKIDQYWKNVDLYVGGTEHATGHLIYSRFWNKFLHDINISAVEEPFLKLVNQGMIQGRSNFVYRIKDTNTFVSLNLKDQYDVTPIHVDVNIVSNDILDLDAFKAWRPEYATAEFILEDGKYVCGWAVEKMSKSMFNVVNPDMIVDKYGADTLRMYEMFLGPVEQSKPWDTNGIDGVHRFIRKFWSLFYSRTDEYLVKDEPATKEELKSLHKLIKKVTGDIEQFSYNTSISAFMICVNELFNLKCSKKEILEQLVVVLAPFAPHVCEELWDVLGHKTSVCDAEWPAYNEEYLKEDTINYTISFNGKARFNMEFAADETSDAIQAAVLADERSQKWIEGKTPKKIIVVPKKIVNVVL; translated from the coding sequence ATGGAGTACAATTTCAGAGAAATTGAAAAGAAGTGGCAGAAAAGGTGGGTGGAAGAGAAAACCTACCAAGTTAAGGAAGACGATTCAAAGCAAAAATTTTATGTACTAAACATGTTCCCTTACCCGTCAGGAGCCGGACTACACGTAGGACATCCGTTGGGATACATTGCTTCGGATATTTATGCCCGTTACAAACGACTGCAAGGCTTCAATGTACTCAACCCGATGGGATATGACGCATACGGTCTGCCCGCAGAACAATATGCCATCCAGACCGGACAACACCCCGCTATCACTACTGTCAACAATATCAATCGCTACCGCGAACAGTTGGACAAGATCGGTTTCTCTTTTGACTGGAGCCGTGAAATCCGTACCTGCGATCCGGAATATTATCATTGGACACAATGGGCTTTCCAAAAAATGTTTAATAGCTACTATTGCAACGATGAACAAAAAGCACGTCCAATCGAAGAACTGGAGAAAGCTTTTGCAAGTCAAGGAACTGCAGGATTGAACGCTGCTTGCAGCGAAGAACTTAGCTTTACCGCTGAAGAATGGAATGCCAAGAGTGAAAAGGAACAGCAGGAAATCCTGATGAACTATCGCATTGCCTATTTGGGTGAAACGATGGTAAACTGGTGTGCCGAGCTAGGAACTGTATTGGCAAACGATGAAGTAGTGGACGGGGTCAGCGAACGTGGCGGCTATCCTGTCGTTCAGAAAAAGATGCGCCAATGGTGTCTGCGTGTATCCGCATACGCACAACGCCTGCTGGACGGATTGGACACTATCGACTGGACTGATTCACTGAAAGAAACTCAAAAGAACTGGATAGGCCGTTCGGAAGGTGCCGAAATACAATTCAAAGTAAAAGACAGCGATCTTGAATTTACTATCTTTACTACCCGTGCAGATACGATGTTCGGCGTTACCTTTATGGTATTGGCTCCGGAAAGCGAACTGGTAGCACAAGTCACTACTCCCGAACAGAAAGCGGAAGTAGATGCTTACCTCGACCGCACCAAGAAACGTACGGAGCGCGAACGTATCGCCGACCGTAGCGTTACCGGTGTATTCAGTGGAGCGTATGCCATCAATCCGTTTACCGGTGAAGCAGTACCTATTTGGATCAGTGATTACGTATTGGCAGGATATGGAACAGGAGCCATCATGGCTGTACCCGCTCACGATAGCCGCGACTATGCTTTTGCCAAACATTTCGGATTGGAAATCCGTCCGTTGGTAGAAGGGTGTGACGTTAGCGAAGAAAGTTTCGATGCAAAAGAAGGTATCGTCTGCAACTCTCCGCGCCCGGACGTAACTCCTTACTGTGACCTTTCTTTGAACGGATTGACTATCAAAGAAGCCATTGCAACAACCAAGAAATATGTGAAAAACCATAACTTGGGACGTGTGAAAGTAAACTATCGTTTGCGTGACGCTATCTTCTCACGCCAGCGTTATTGGGGAGAACCGTTCCCTGTCTATTATAAAGACGGAATGCCCTATATGATTGACGAAAGCTGTCTGCCATTGGAGCTTCCGGAAGTAGCTAAGTTCCTGCCTACCGAAACAGGCGAACCTCCATTGGGTCACGCTACCAAATGGGCGTGGGATACTGTAAACAAATGTATCACAGAAAACGAGAAGATCGACAATGTTACCATTTTCCCGTTAGAATTGAATACAATGCCCGGATTTGCCGGTTCTTCCGCTTACTATCTCCGTTATATGGATCCACGTAACCACAAAGCATTGGTTGACCCGAAAATAGACCAGTACTGGAAGAACGTAGATCTCTACGTAGGTGGTACCGAACATGCTACCGGACACTTGATTTACTCTCGTTTCTGGAATAAATTCCTGCATGATATAAACATTTCCGCTGTAGAAGAACCGTTCCTGAAATTGGTAAATCAAGGCATGATTCAAGGACGCAGCAATTTTGTATATCGTATCAAAGATACCAATACATTCGTTTCTCTGAATCTGAAAGATCAATATGACGTCACTCCGATCCATGTCGATGTGAATATCGTATCCAACGACATTCTCGATCTGGATGCATTCAAGGCATGGCGTCCTGAATATGCAACGGCAGAGTTTATTCTGGAAGACGGAAAATACGTTTGCGGATGGGCAGTTGAAAAGATGAGCAAATCCATGTTCAACGTAGTAAATCCGGATATGATTGTAGACAAATACGGTGCGGATACACTTCGTATGTATGAAATGTTCTTAGGTCCGGTGGAACAATCCAAACCTTGGGATACCAACGGAATAGACGGGGTACATCGCTTTATCCGTAAATTCTGGTCATTGTTCTACAGTCGTACAGACGAATATCTGGTAAAGGATGAACCTGCAACGAAAGAGGAACTGAAGAGTTTGCACAAACTGATTAAGAAAGTAACGGGAGACATCGAACAGTTCTCTTACAATACTTCTATCAGTGCATTCATGATTTGTGTAAATGAGCTTTTCAATCTGAAATGCAGCAAGAAAGAGATATTGGAACAGCTTGTTGTCGTTCTTGCTCCTTTTGCTCCCCACGTTTGCGAGGAGTTGTGGGATGTACTCGGACACAAAACTTCCGTATGTGATGCCGAATGGCCTGCATACAACGAAGAATATCTGAAAGAAGACACAATCAACTATACCATCTCTTTCAACGGAAAGGCACGTTTCAATATGGAATTTGCAGCAGATGAAACATCGGACGCTATTCAAGCGGCTGTATTGGCTGACGAACGTTCGCAAAAATGGATCGAAGGCAAGACACCGAAAAAGATTATCGTTGTCCCGAAGAAGATTGTAAACGTCGTACTTTAA
- a CDS encoding YitT family protein, producing MYKLEKAELMREVKDYIYITLGLISYSLGWAAFLLPYQITTGGTTGIGAIIYYATGFPIQWSYFIINAVLMTFAIRMLGPRFSIKTTYAIFMLTFLLWLFQLIVNNYVVAPDMTLDGKPLLLGPGQDFMACIIGAAMCGVGLGITFNYNGSTGGTDIIAAIVNKYKDVSLGRMIMICDVVIISSCYFIFHDWRRVIFGFVTLFIIGVVLDWIINSARQSVQFLIFSKKYDEIADHIIKDTNRGVTVLDGTGWYSKGDVKVLVVLAKKRQSLDIFRMVKRIDPNAFISQSSVIGVYGEGFDKLK from the coding sequence ATGTATAAACTGGAAAAGGCGGAATTAATGAGAGAAGTGAAAGATTATATCTACATTACTCTCGGATTGATAAGTTATTCTTTGGGATGGGCGGCATTCTTACTACCCTACCAGATAACGACCGGTGGAACTACCGGTATCGGAGCTATTATTTATTATGCAACCGGATTTCCGATCCAATGGTCATATTTTATTATCAATGCAGTTCTGATGACATTTGCCATCCGTATGCTAGGTCCCCGATTCAGTATAAAGACTACATACGCCATCTTTATGCTGACATTCCTGCTTTGGCTTTTTCAGTTGATAGTCAACAATTATGTAGTGGCACCGGATATGACACTGGACGGCAAACCGTTATTGCTTGGACCCGGACAAGATTTCATGGCTTGTATTATCGGAGCAGCCATGTGCGGTGTAGGTTTGGGCATCACTTTCAATTATAACGGAAGTACCGGTGGAACGGATATCATTGCAGCCATCGTCAACAAATACAAAGATGTATCACTCGGAAGAATGATCATGATCTGTGACGTAGTTATCATCAGTTCCTGCTACTTTATATTCCATGACTGGCGCCGTGTTATCTTTGGTTTTGTCACACTGTTCATTATTGGTGTCGTATTAGACTGGATTATCAACAGTGCCCGTCAATCGGTTCAATTTCTTATCTTCTCAAAAAAATACGATGAAATAGCCGACCATATCATAAAAGATACCAATCGTGGGGTAACGGTACTCGACGGCACCGGATGGTATAGTAAAGGCGATGTAAAAGTATTGGTGGTACTCGCCAAGAAACGCCAGTCATTAGACATCTTCCGCATGGTAAAACGTATCGACCCGAATGCATTTATCTCACAAAGTTCCGTTATCGGAGTATATGGAGAAGGATTCGACAAGTTGAAATAA
- a CDS encoding non-canonical purine NTP diphosphatase: protein MKRKLVFATNNAHKLEEVAAILGDQIELLSLNDIDCHTDIPETADTLEGNALLKSSFIYNNYGLNCFADDTGLEVEALGGAPGVYSARYAGGEGHDAQANMLKLLHELEGKENRKAQFRTAISLILDGKNYLFEGIIKGEIIKEKRGESGFGYDPVFQPEGYDKTFAELGNDIKNKISHRALAIQKLCEFLQR, encoded by the coding sequence ATGAAACGCAAACTTGTATTTGCCACTAACAATGCCCATAAACTGGAAGAGGTAGCAGCCATTTTGGGAGATCAAATAGAATTGTTAAGCCTGAATGATATCGATTGCCACACAGATATTCCCGAAACAGCCGATACATTGGAAGGAAATGCGTTGCTGAAATCTTCCTTTATCTACAACAACTACGGTTTGAACTGCTTTGCGGACGACACCGGTCTGGAAGTGGAAGCATTAGGTGGAGCTCCCGGAGTCTATTCCGCACGTTATGCAGGTGGAGAAGGACATGACGCGCAAGCCAATATGCTTAAACTGCTCCACGAGTTAGAAGGAAAGGAAAATCGCAAAGCACAGTTCCGTACTGCTATCTCATTGATATTGGACGGTAAGAATTATCTTTTCGAAGGAATAATAAAAGGCGAGATAATCAAAGAGAAACGGGGTGAATCAGGCTTTGGATATGATCCTGTCTTTCAACCGGAAGGTTATGACAAGACTTTTGCCGAACTAGGAAATGATATAAAAAACAAAATAAGTCACCGTGCATTAGCCATACAAAAGCTCTGTGAGTTCTTACAACGCTAA
- a CDS encoding alpha-galactosidase produces the protein MKLKSFLFFLLLGSVSILQASDRPLIKIETERTSLIYQVGDNGRLYQKYLGKRLNHDSDIQFLPQGTEAYLTHGMEDYFEPAIHMRHNDNNSSLLLKYVEHSNEPKGDGVNETVITLKDDKYPVTVKLHYIAYGKENVIRTFSEINHQEKKPVILSKYASSMLHLNSSRYFLTEFSGDWAHEANITERELDFGKKVVDTKLGTRANLFVSPFFQLSLGNPSQENAGEVLVGTLGWTGNFRFIFEVDNKNELRIISGINPYASEYKLPANEVFRTPDFYFTYSCQGKGEASRSFHDWARNHQVKKGGETRMTLLNNWEATYFNFDENKLIGLIDEATKLGVDMFLLDDGWFANKYPRSSDRQGLGDWEETADKLPNGIGRLVEESQKKGIKFGLWIEPEMVNPKSELYENHKDWVIHLPNRDEYYFRNQMVLDLSNPKVQDHVFGVVDKLMTKYPGIAFFKWDCNSPITNIYSMYLKENQSHLYIDYVRGLYKVLDRIKAKYPDLPMMLCSGGGGRSDYEALKYFTEFWPSDNTDPIERLFIQWGFSQVFPSKTLCAHVTTWNRGTSIKFRTDVAMMCKLGFDIKLDDMSQSDHLYCVQAVKNYNRLKPVILDGDLYRLVSPYGSNHTSSMYVGKDKKTAVVFAFDIHPRYGEKTLPVRLQGLNSDQMYRVKEINMMSGSSSSLKDNGQLFSGEYLMNVGLNVFTTRQLNSRVIEIKAE, from the coding sequence ATGAAACTAAAATCATTCTTATTTTTTTTGTTATTGGGTTCTGTTTCTATTTTACAGGCTTCCGATAGGCCTCTAATTAAGATAGAAACAGAACGGACCAGCCTGATCTATCAGGTGGGGGATAACGGGCGTTTGTATCAGAAGTATCTTGGTAAAAGACTGAACCATGACTCTGATATACAATTTCTTCCGCAGGGAACCGAAGCTTATCTGACTCATGGTATGGAAGATTACTTTGAACCGGCTATCCACATGCGGCATAATGATAACAACTCTTCATTGCTTCTTAAGTATGTGGAGCATTCGAACGAACCGAAAGGTGACGGAGTCAACGAGACGGTGATTACACTCAAGGATGATAAATACCCCGTTACGGTGAAGCTTCATTATATAGCTTACGGCAAAGAGAATGTCATCCGTACTTTCAGTGAAATCAACCATCAGGAGAAGAAACCTGTTATCCTCAGCAAATACGCTTCTTCCATGCTGCACCTGAATAGTAGCAGATATTTTCTGACTGAATTTTCCGGTGACTGGGCACATGAAGCCAATATAACTGAAAGGGAACTGGATTTTGGTAAGAAAGTGGTGGATACAAAATTGGGCACACGTGCCAATTTGTTTGTTTCTCCTTTCTTCCAACTGTCTTTAGGTAATCCTTCACAGGAGAATGCAGGTGAAGTGCTTGTAGGTACTTTGGGATGGACAGGCAATTTCCGTTTTATTTTCGAGGTGGACAATAAAAACGAGTTGCGCATCATCAGTGGTATTAACCCGTATGCTTCTGAATATAAACTTCCCGCCAACGAAGTTTTCCGTACTCCGGATTTCTATTTCACTTATAGTTGTCAGGGTAAGGGTGAGGCCAGCCGTAGTTTTCATGATTGGGCACGCAATCATCAGGTAAAGAAGGGTGGTGAAACACGCATGACTTTATTAAATAATTGGGAAGCGACTTATTTTAATTTCGATGAAAATAAACTGATCGGTCTGATAGATGAGGCTACCAAATTGGGAGTGGATATGTTTCTGTTGGATGACGGCTGGTTTGCTAATAAGTATCCTCGTAGCAGTGACCGTCAGGGATTGGGTGACTGGGAAGAAACGGCAGACAAACTTCCGAACGGAATCGGACGTCTTGTCGAAGAATCACAAAAGAAAGGCATTAAATTCGGTTTGTGGATAGAGCCGGAGATGGTGAATCCCAAGAGCGAGCTTTATGAAAACCATAAAGATTGGGTGATTCATCTGCCTAACCGTGATGAATATTATTTCCGTAACCAAATGGTGCTTGATCTTAGTAATCCGAAAGTGCAGGATCATGTATTCGGCGTGGTAGATAAGTTGATGACCAAGTATCCGGGTATTGCTTTCTTCAAATGGGATTGCAATAGTCCTATTACAAACATTTATTCAATGTATCTGAAAGAAAACCAGTCTCATTTGTATATTGATTATGTGCGTGGACTCTATAAAGTGTTGGACAGAATCAAGGCGAAGTACCCTGATCTTCCTATGATGTTGTGTTCCGGTGGTGGCGGACGTTCTGATTATGAAGCCTTGAAATATTTTACAGAGTTTTGGCCAAGCGACAATACTGATCCTATCGAACGTCTTTTTATTCAATGGGGATTTTCGCAGGTATTTCCCAGTAAAACACTGTGTGCTCATGTTACCACTTGGAATCGTGGAACCAGCATTAAGTTCCGTACGGATGTTGCTATGATGTGTAAATTGGGATTTGATATTAAGTTGGATGATATGAGTCAGAGCGATCACTTGTATTGTGTTCAGGCAGTCAAGAACTATAATCGCTTGAAGCCTGTTATTCTTGATGGTGATTTGTATCGTCTTGTTTCTCCTTATGGCAGCAACCATACTTCTTCCATGTATGTGGGGAAAGATAAGAAAACAGCCGTGGTTTTTGCTTTTGATATTCATCCTCGTTATGGAGAAAAAACATTACCTGTCCGTTTACAAGGACTGAATTCGGATCAGATGTATCGTGTGAAGGAAATTAACATGATGTCTGGTAGTAGTTCTTCTTTGAAAGATAATGGTCAGCTTTTCTCCGGTGAATATCTGATGAATGTCGGTTTGAACGTTTTCACTACACGACAGTTGAATAGTCGTGTTATTGAAATCAAAGCAGAATAA
- the nadA gene encoding quinolinate synthase NadA, with product MNELIKAINELKKEKNAIILGHYYQKGEIQDIADYVGDSLALAQWAAKTKADIIVMCGVHFMGETAKVLCPEKKVLVPDMAAGCSLADSCPADKFAQFVKEHPGYTVISYVNTTAAVKAVTDVVVTSTNAKQIVESFPKDEKIIFGPDRNLGNYINSVTNRNMLLWDGACHVHEQFSVEKIVELKAQHPEALVLAHPECKSTVLKLADVVGSTAALLKYAVNHPENTYIVATESGILHEMQKKCPQTVFIPAPPNDSTCGCNECSFMRLNTLEKLYECLKNESPEITVDPEVAKKAVKPIQRMLEISAKLGL from the coding sequence ATGAATGAACTAATAAAAGCTATAAACGAGCTGAAGAAAGAGAAGAATGCAATCATTCTGGGGCACTACTACCAGAAGGGTGAGATACAAGATATCGCCGATTACGTTGGTGACAGTTTGGCATTGGCCCAATGGGCGGCGAAAACGAAAGCAGACATCATCGTGATGTGCGGTGTTCACTTTATGGGTGAAACGGCAAAGGTTCTTTGTCCGGAGAAAAAAGTATTGGTTCCCGATATGGCGGCAGGCTGTTCGTTGGCAGACAGTTGTCCGGCGGATAAGTTTGCGCAGTTTGTCAAAGAGCATCCCGGATACACCGTTATTTCGTACGTCAATACGACAGCTGCCGTGAAAGCGGTAACGGATGTAGTGGTGACTTCCACTAATGCGAAGCAGATCGTGGAAAGCTTCCCCAAAGATGAGAAAATAATTTTTGGTCCGGATAGGAATTTGGGAAATTATATCAACTCAGTTACGAACCGCAATATGTTACTTTGGGACGGAGCCTGCCATGTGCACGAACAGTTCTCTGTTGAAAAGATTGTGGAGCTGAAAGCACAACATCCCGAAGCATTGGTGCTGGCACATCCCGAATGTAAGAGTACGGTACTGAAACTGGCGGATGTAGTAGGTTCTACGGCTGCCCTGTTGAAATACGCCGTGAATCATCCCGAAAATACATATATTGTGGCTACCGAATCAGGTATCTTGCATGAGATGCAGAAGAAGTGTCCGCAAACAGTGTTTATTCCCGCTCCTCCGAATGATAGTACGTGCGGCTGTAATGAATGTAGCTTTATGCGGTTGAATACGTTAGAGAAGCTGTATGAGTGTCTGAAGAATGAATCACCGGAAATTACGGTGGATCCGGAGGTAGCGAAGAAAGCTGTGAAGCCGATTCAACGGATGTTGGAGATTTCGGCTAAGCTGGGATTATAA
- a CDS encoding RNA methyltransferase: MRKLKITELNRISAEEFKQAEKLPLVVVLDDIRSLHNIGSVFRTSDAFRIECIYLCGITATPPHPEMHKTALGAEFTVDWKYVNNAVDAVDNLRKEGYVVYSVEQAEGSIMLDKLELDKTKKYAIVMGNEVKGVQQEVINHSDGCIEIPQYGTKHSLNVSVTTGIVIWDLFKKLR, from the coding sequence ATGCGTAAACTAAAAATAACAGAGTTGAACCGTATTAGTGCCGAAGAGTTCAAACAAGCCGAAAAACTGCCTTTGGTAGTGGTGCTGGACGATATTCGTAGTCTGCATAATATAGGTTCCGTATTTCGTACATCGGATGCATTCCGTATTGAATGTATCTACCTTTGTGGCATAACGGCCACTCCTCCACACCCCGAAATGCATAAGACGGCTTTGGGGGCTGAGTTCACTGTCGATTGGAAGTATGTTAATAACGCTGTTGATGCGGTTGATAACCTCCGGAAAGAGGGGTATGTTGTCTATTCCGTAGAACAGGCGGAAGGAAGCATTATGTTGGATAAGCTCGAATTGGATAAGACCAAAAAATACGCCATTGTGATGGGAAATGAAGTGAAAGGAGTGCAGCAGGAGGTTATCAACCATTCGGATGGCTGTATAGAAATTCCCCAATACGGAACCAAACACTCCTTGAATGTTTCGGTAACCACCGGGATTGTCATTTGGGATTTGTTCAAGAAACTACGTTAA
- a CDS encoding DUF4294 domain-containing protein encodes MTLFAIVCYSLKTQAQEKQSINGYLVPMCIYNGDTIPCVQLRTVYIFRPLKFKNEKERREYYRLIRNVKKVYPISKEINQAIIETYEYLQTLPNEKARQKHIKRVEKGLKEQYTARMKKLSFAQGKLLIKLIDRQSNQTSYELVKAFMGPFKAGFYQAFAALFGASLKKEYDPQGEDKLTERVVLMVENGQI; translated from the coding sequence ATGACACTGTTTGCCATCGTTTGCTATTCGCTGAAAACGCAGGCGCAGGAAAAGCAAAGCATCAATGGATACTTGGTTCCCATGTGTATCTACAATGGAGATACGATTCCATGTGTCCAGTTAAGAACTGTGTATATCTTCCGTCCGCTGAAATTCAAGAATGAAAAAGAACGTAGAGAGTACTATCGCCTCATACGCAACGTGAAAAAGGTATATCCTATCTCTAAAGAAATCAACCAGGCTATCATCGAAACTTACGAATATCTTCAAACTCTGCCCAATGAAAAAGCACGCCAAAAACACATCAAACGAGTAGAAAAAGGGTTGAAAGAGCAATATACCGCCCGAATGAAAAAACTCTCTTTCGCACAAGGGAAATTGTTGATAAAGCTAATAGACCGCCAAAGTAACCAAACCAGTTATGAACTGGTGAAAGCATTTATGGGACCTTTCAAAGCAGGATTCTATCAGGCATTTGCCGCATTGTTCGGTGCTAGCCTGAAAAAGGAATATGATCCGCAAGGAGAGGACAAGCTAACAGAACGTGTGGTGTTGATGGTGGAGAACGGACAAATCTGA